ATGAGACATGATAATTCAGACAATGACAATGCAAGTATTAAAGCAGTCGTGGTTGAAGATGGCCCACTCGAAGGAAAAGACCTTATTACAGCGGCCAAGGAGCTAAATGCATTTCTTGTGGATGCGCGAacgagattgaagaagttccTGGATTCTGAGACCGGCAAAATCATTCCTCCTAAAGAAAATGATCATGGAGGCACACCTGGACCGACATTTGATTCCCTCTTGGCTGCTCCTGAGTCTGAAACTGAAGCTGATCATGACCGGGAGCAAAAACTGCTGGAAACAGCAAAATTAGTGGACACCACTCTTTTCCGCTCCTATATGCTATCGATGCCCAGTTTGGCGGGACCGCTGTTTCGATTGCCGAATTTCTGTGACCCAGATGTGGTTAATGAGAAGCTCTTAGAGACCGGAAGATATAATGATCTCGTCGATTTCTTCCACGGCAAAAAGCTGCATCGTCCTGCTCTTGAGCTTCTTAAGAAGTTCGGCAtgggagatgaagagaatgaagaagcaCCAACACTATATGGACCTCAAAGGACTATTGGATATCTACAACACTTGCCTCCCgagatgattgatttgattcttgaattcgCCGAGTGGCCTCTACGAGCTGATCCCGATCTTGGTATGGAAATATTCCTAGCAGATACAGAGAATGCGGAAACGTTGCCGAGGGAGAGAGTCCTGAATTTCTTGCACGACATTGACATCAATCTCGAGATCAGGTATTTGGAGCATGTGATCAATGAGCTCAATGACTTGACGCCCGATTTTCACAATCGACTCGTTAGTGCATACATGCAAGAATTAAAGCAACGTCAGGACAGAGATTCTGAGAAGTGGAAAGATTTAATGGGACGAATGGTATCATTCTTGCGGTCGAGTAACATATATTCATGTGGGAGAGCCTTTGGGCTGATAGACAGAGAAGGTTGGTGTCAATTGTCAAAGGCGCAGCGTAAAGTCATTAACATCCACTACAGATTCTCATTTCTACGAAGCTCAAGCTGTGGTATTAAGTAACATGGGTTCACATAAACAGGCTCTCGAGATATATGTATTCAAGATCAAGGACTTTGAGAAGGCAGAGGAGTGAGTTCTAACACAACCTTATTAAGATTTCTTATGCTAACATGTTCAGATATTGTAATCGTGTTCATATGAACCAAGAagcttcaacatcatcgCCAATTCGTGCCCATCGGGCTACAACTTCCGAGTCGGATGACCCACTACCTTCCATTTATCACACCCTTCTTTCCTTGTATTTGAAGCCACTACCCCCTTATAAACCGAACTGGCCACCTGCTTTGGAACTTCTATCCAGGCACGGATCCCGTCTACCCGCATCCTCAACACTTGATTTGATTCCAGAGAAGCTTCCCGTGGCAGAACTCGAATCATATTTCCGTGGTCGTATACGAGCGGCGAATTCGATTGTTAGTGAATCCCGAATTGTGGCAGGGTTGCGAAAGAGTGAAGTTGTGCGTGCACAAGCAACGTTATTACTAGGGGATGGTTTACCGGATGGTCAAGGAGGAAGGAATAGGAGAGTCGTCATAAGTGATGAGAGAGTATGCGGTGTTTGTCATAAGAGATTGGGAGGAAGTGTTATTGCGGTCCTGCCGGATAGTTCTGTTGTACATTATGGGTGCTTGAGTCGAGCGAATGTGCAACGCCCATCTTCGTCGCGGGGTTCGTGGGGAGGACGATAATATTTAGATTGTGTGAATGGTAATAGCTACATAGCGACGGAGTTTTTGGGGCGATCGGTAATGCAGCATCAAACATCGAACATTATAATCATGAACAAATActtcaatcttcctcttccacaaCCTCCTCCCCATAATTGTCTTCTTCCTTGGCTTCATCAATTACCCCACCATGAACCTTTGGACCATCAGCACTTTCAGCTTCTCGTAGCTTATCTTCCTCCATTCGTGCAGTCAACTCCttattgattctttcttGCATATCCCCTGTAGCTTTCCGTAAGGCCCCTAAATATGCGGTTCTCTCACTGACTTTGTCTGATGCAGGCGGCGTAGGTAGTTTATGGACGTGCTCAAACTTTTCGTTGTTTGGAGAAGAATATGTTGCCAACAGGACTTGGTACGGAGTGTCAGGCTCAGCCGCAGAAGTGGTGCTGGTTGTACTTGACATCGCCATTGTTTCTTTATCTTATCCCTTTTGTCTGTTCGTGGGTATTCGCAGAATCGTAAAGTGTAGTGAGGATCTTCTGTGGTTTTTTCAATCGTTGTTTGGTTTCTGTGAGTTCTCGGATTTTATCTGCGCCGGAGACCAGGTTTAGAATCCCCCGCGAAACTCCAAACACAGTCTAAACTACCATTTTACGGGCTAGAATCAACAAATACGAAAGATTAAGGAAAGCTTAAGCACAAATACTCGTAATATCACGGTATCAGACATGGATTAAACTTGATAAGGTGATATTGATCAAATAATCCTACCGTCGCATTGGTATTCAACCCCATTCTTTAGATCCTTCTTCGATACTCATAACCTCGACAACCAACAACATCATTTTTAGATTCCATCATCGAATCtacttcattctttctttcttcccctttcATCATTTGTCGGTcttcattgttgattttcttgCGGAAATGTTCAAGACACAGCGTTCGTTCGCTACAATTAACGCCCCGCTGTTGTACCCTGAAAGACACGGAAGACTAACGCAAAACATATAAAAGTCCCACTTCCAGCAAGACAACCATGTCACAGTCAACAGGGCCTTCTCTGCCAAGGGCACCAGGGAGCTTCTCTCCAATTGTGCAACAGTCCTCATCGTCTCAACGACCCCCGCTGCGAAGAGTCGAGtcctcatcatctgaagatttacctccacctccctccCTTGGCAGCAGAGTTCGTCCACAATCGCAGAATGTGCCTGCCCCTCCACGTCCTTTTTACGCCCAATCGACCAAGAGCAACTCGAGCACCACCAGTTTACAAAACTTCTCACGGCCTACACTCGCGCAAGTACGAACTGATATCGGCGGTACACCATTGAGGAATGCGTCGCCTCTTACTGCAATAGCTtcgaaatcatccatcaGTGACTTCAAAGTTCACGGGCGCAAGCATTCACAAACCCAAGGttcttttgaagcttttttaCCAACTGCCGCATCTTCCAATCTGGGAAGCATGTCAAATTTAAACACTGGACTTTCTGCGAGTCACGTAGCTGCTCAGGCTGCTATGCAACATCAAGCGCAGCATGCGCGCCAAAGGTCCCAGACTGTACCAACTCCTCAGTTGGATACTTCATCGAATAGCTCTGGAAGCAGAAGACCTTCCAAGGGACCCACTTCACCACCGCTATTAAGTTTAACGGAAGCTTCAGCTCCTAGAGATCCTAGTTTTGGTGGGCAAGGATATCATAATGGATTACTTGGGACGGGATCGAGTGTAGCTCAAACAGCTGCCAATGTTGTGTTTCCAAAGTCTCCTGGGTCATCGCCAGCATTGACACCCACAGAATATGAGCAACGAAATCTTGCCCATGTTCAAGCACAAGCTCAAGcacaagctcaagctcaagctcaagcacaagcacaagcacaagccCAAGCACAAGCaaaagctcaagctcaagctcaagctcaagcccAGTTATTACAGGCTCAAGCGCAGTCACAAGcacaagctcaagctcaagtcGAAAAACCTGCCAAAACGGAGAAGTCCAAAGTCAAATTGTTTTCGAGGCCTGGAAAGATTGGCATAAGTAAggataaagaagcaaaatcTGGAGGTCTTCCAAGTCCCAGTATGTATTCCTATGTATCTAAGACATTGGTAATATACTCAACTAACAGTTATGCAGGTGCTTCAGGCGTTCCAAGTATGTACAGCATGGCGAATTCTTCTTCGGCGACGATACGACCGGTCGATACATCACaaccagaaaaagaaaaagacaagGAGAAACATAAACATCATTTTCTGTCGCGGCAGAAACACAAGCTGAGCAGCAAAGACGATCATCATTTACCATTATCATCGGCGGCCTCGAATTCCAAACCCGTAGATCCAAGTGCGCCCAGTAGTTTGTATAACTTCAACCTTCCGCCTAGTCCAGGCCCTACATCTACAAGTTTTGCGAAAAGCATGAGCGGCCTAGATCTAAGACATGGAGGAAGGGCAttaagagaaaagaaaaaggaagagaaaagtga
Above is a genomic segment from Botrytis cinerea B05.10 chromosome 4, complete sequence containing:
- the Bcvam6 gene encoding Bcvam6; this encodes MLSAFTARPIVELRQRDKSKIESVLAFGDRLLVGLNTGSLRIYQVSETPGNVGLLREVEKFSTRAIEQLARIKEANVLISLSNYYVSIHDLQTYTLQEQLTRTKNASTFAVTSNIVKDPATGIPEIISRLAVAVKRRLLVWSWYQSEISSETTEITLAESIRTLTWASATKIICGMNSGYVIVDVNTQEVEDIVGPGAIGGATSNQGGRFGGMGSASMGYMGLGGYIPKPLATKLADGEILLAKDINSLFITSEGKPMEKRQIPWQPAPDAIGYSYPYIITLQAPSKGILEVRNPDTLSLLQSIPLPNANQLHFPPPNISLAHAGKGFHVASERCIWRMGATDYDSQIDELVEKGRYDESLSILNMLEDALLHNKTERVQQVEALKSKLYFDQQIEQAQALFNQRRYRAAIDIFIAIEAPPERVIKLYPKAIAGDLSIVEEDNVDVETDNDESNGSANSDSDSKESLKPAAVKKLIKNHQKSSSDTSSVRSFMRHDNSDNDNASIKAVVVEDGPLEGKDLITAAKELNAFLVDARTRLKKFLDSETGKIIPPKENDHGGTPGPTFDSLLAAPESETEADHDREQKLLETAKLVDTTLFRSYMLSMPSLAGPLFRLPNFCDPDVVNEKLLETGRYNDLVDFFHGKKLHRPALELLKKFGMGDEENEEAPTLYGPQRTIGYLQHLPPEMIDLILEFAEWPLRADPDLGMEIFLADTENAETLPRERVLNFLHDIDINLEIRYLEHVINELNDLTPDFHNRLVSAYMQELKQRQDRDSEKWKDLMGRMVSFLRSSNIYSCGRAFGLIDREDSHFYEAQAVVLSNMGSHKQALEIYVFKIKDFEKAEEYCNRVHMNQEASTSSPIRAHRATTSESDDPLPSIYHTLLSLYLKPLPPYKPNWPPALELLSRHGSRLPASSTLDLIPEKLPVAELESYFRGRIRAANSIVSESRIVAGLRKSEVVRAQATLLLGDGLPDGQGGRNRRVVISDERVCGVCHKRLGGSVIAVLPDSSVVHYGCLSRANVQRPSSSRGSWGGR